The Tripterygium wilfordii isolate XIE 37 chromosome 17, ASM1340144v1, whole genome shotgun sequence genome has a window encoding:
- the LOC119982931 gene encoding uncharacterized protein LOC119982931, with translation MPISISRLGSALPFPRIFRQLEQEMETVVRVLQPGPLGIIEHKFSAEEIREANATVRRAVENWKRTADLHKGDILKDYIHK, from the exons ATGCCCATATCAATTTCTCGGCTAGGCAGTGCCTTACCCTTTCCAAGAATCTTCAG GCAGCTGGAGCAAGAGATGGAAACTGTAGTGAGGGTTTTGCAACCTGGACCCTTAGGAATCATAGAACACAAGTTTTCTGCAGAGGAAATTCGTGAAGCAAATGCTACTGTGCGTAGAGCAGTAGAGAACTGGAAAAGGACTGCGGATCTGCATAAAGGTGACATTTTGAAAGATTATATTCACAAGTGA
- the LOC119982977 gene encoding monothiol glutaredoxin-S3-like, whose translation METVREMVGNRPLVIFSRSNCFMSHTVMTLISNSGANPTIYELDRIPNGQQIERELQQLGYQNVPVVFIGQQLIGGEQQVMSLHMRKELVPLLKRAGAIWL comes from the coding sequence ATGGAGACAGTGAGGGAAATGGTTGGTAATAGGCCACTGGTTATATTCAGCAGAAGCAATTGCTTCATGAGTCACACAGTGATGACACTCATTAGCAACTCTGGTGCAAACCCTACCATTTACGAGCTCGACCGAATCCCTAATGGACAACAAATTGAGAGGGAACTCCAGCAACTTGGGTATCAGAATGTACCAGTTGTGTTCATAGGCCAACAATTGATTGGAGGAGAACAGCAAGTCATGAGCCTTCATATGAGGAAGGAGCTTGTTCCACTCCTCAAAAGGGCAGGAGCAATATGGCTTTGA
- the LOC119983002 gene encoding zinc finger CCCH domain-containing protein 32-like isoform X2, with protein MDFYGRNLTRNGSQPGQQPEWRPAGGETGLEESMWRLGLSGSESYPERPGVPDCVYYMRTGFCGYGIRCRYNHPRNRAAVEAAVRATGEYPERVGEPLCQFYLKTGTCKFGASCKFHHPKHAGGSMSHVPLNTYGYPLRPGEKECSYYLRMGQCKFGITCKFHHPQPAGTSVPASAPQFYPSVQSPSVPIPEQYGGASTSLSVARPPLLPGSYVQGAYGPMLLPPGVVPIPGWNPYSAPVSPVLSPGAQRGVGATSLYGVTQLSSATPTLGGPYPSLPSSAGPSRSSHLEQLFPERPGEPECQYYLRTGDCKFGSSCRFHHPRDRAAPRSDCFLSPLGLPFRPGVQPCVFYLQNGHCKFGATCKFDHPMGAMRYSPSASSLTDMPVSPYPVGSLLGTLAPVSSSSDL; from the exons ATGGACTTCTACGGTCGGAATCTGACAAGGAATGGGTCTCAACCGGGTCAGCAACCTGAATGGAGACCGGCGGGTGGTGAAACCGGGCTTGAAG AATCAATGTGGCGATTGGGACTGAGTGGCAGCGAATCTTATCCTGAGCGGCCCGGCGTGCCCGACTGTGTTTATTACATGCGAACTGGCTTCTGTGGATATGGTATCAGGTGCCGTTACAATCATCCTCGTAACAGGGCTGCG GTTGAAGCTGCTGTAAGAGCTACTGGGGAGTACCCAGAACGAGTGGGGGAACCCTTATGTCAG TTCTATTTAAAAACTGGAACCTGTAAATTTGGTGCATCCTGCAAGTTCCACCATCCAAAACATGCAGGTGGATCTATGAGCCATGTTCCTCTTAATACATATGGATACCCATTACGGCCG GGTGAAAAAGAATGCTCCTACTATTTGAGAATGGGGCAATGCAAATTTGGTATCACTTGTAAATTCCATCATCCTCAACCAGCCGGCACATCAGTGCCAGCATCTGCACCTCAGTTTTATCCATCGGTGCAGTCTCCTTCAGTTCCTATACCTGAACAATATGGGGGTGCATCCACCAGCTTGAGTGTGGCGAGGCCGCCGCTCTTGCCTGGTTCATATGTGCAAGGTGCATATGGTCCCATGCTACTTCCCCCTGGAGTTGTTCCTATACCGGGTTGGAATCCATACTCG GCCCCTGTAAGCCCTGTTCTATCTCCGGGTGCTCAACGTGGTGTAGGAGCAACTTCTCTGTATGGAGTTACTCAGCTATCTTCTGCCACGCCTACACTAGGAGGACCTTATCCTTCTTTACCCTCTTCTGCTGGCCCTTCAAGAAGTAGTCATTTGGAACAGTTGTTTCCTGAGAGGCCTGGTGAACCTGAATGCCAGTATTACCTGAGAACCGGGGATTGTAAATTTGGATCATCTTGTAGGTTTCATCACCCACGTGATCGGGCTGCTCCAAGATCTGATTGCTTCCTGAGTCCACTTGGTCTACCTTTCCGTCCG GGAGTACAACCCTGTGTTTTCTACTTGCAAAACGGGCACTGCAAATTTGGAGCTACATGCAAATTTGATCATCCAATGGGAGCAATGAGATATAGTCCATCAGCATCGTCTCTAACTGATATGCCAGTTTCTCCCTACCCAGTTGGGTCACTGCTGGGTACTCTGGCCCCCGTTTCCTCTTCTTCTGATCTATGA
- the LOC119983002 gene encoding zinc finger CCCH domain-containing protein 32-like isoform X1, which translates to MDFYGRNLTRNGSQPGQQPEWRPAGGETGLEESMWRLGLSGSESYPERPGVPDCVYYMRTGFCGYGIRCRYNHPRNRAAVIPPLLLYPHQTNQVEAAVRATGEYPERVGEPLCQFYLKTGTCKFGASCKFHHPKHAGGSMSHVPLNTYGYPLRPGEKECSYYLRMGQCKFGITCKFHHPQPAGTSVPASAPQFYPSVQSPSVPIPEQYGGASTSLSVARPPLLPGSYVQGAYGPMLLPPGVVPIPGWNPYSAPVSPVLSPGAQRGVGATSLYGVTQLSSATPTLGGPYPSLPSSAGPSRSSHLEQLFPERPGEPECQYYLRTGDCKFGSSCRFHHPRDRAAPRSDCFLSPLGLPFRPGVQPCVFYLQNGHCKFGATCKFDHPMGAMRYSPSASSLTDMPVSPYPVGSLLGTLAPVSSSSDL; encoded by the exons ATGGACTTCTACGGTCGGAATCTGACAAGGAATGGGTCTCAACCGGGTCAGCAACCTGAATGGAGACCGGCGGGTGGTGAAACCGGGCTTGAAG AATCAATGTGGCGATTGGGACTGAGTGGCAGCGAATCTTATCCTGAGCGGCCCGGCGTGCCCGACTGTGTTTATTACATGCGAACTGGCTTCTGTGGATATGGTATCAGGTGCCGTTACAATCATCCTCGTAACAGGGCTGCGGTAATTCCTCCACTATTGTTGTATCCTCATCAGACTAATCAG GTTGAAGCTGCTGTAAGAGCTACTGGGGAGTACCCAGAACGAGTGGGGGAACCCTTATGTCAG TTCTATTTAAAAACTGGAACCTGTAAATTTGGTGCATCCTGCAAGTTCCACCATCCAAAACATGCAGGTGGATCTATGAGCCATGTTCCTCTTAATACATATGGATACCCATTACGGCCG GGTGAAAAAGAATGCTCCTACTATTTGAGAATGGGGCAATGCAAATTTGGTATCACTTGTAAATTCCATCATCCTCAACCAGCCGGCACATCAGTGCCAGCATCTGCACCTCAGTTTTATCCATCGGTGCAGTCTCCTTCAGTTCCTATACCTGAACAATATGGGGGTGCATCCACCAGCTTGAGTGTGGCGAGGCCGCCGCTCTTGCCTGGTTCATATGTGCAAGGTGCATATGGTCCCATGCTACTTCCCCCTGGAGTTGTTCCTATACCGGGTTGGAATCCATACTCG GCCCCTGTAAGCCCTGTTCTATCTCCGGGTGCTCAACGTGGTGTAGGAGCAACTTCTCTGTATGGAGTTACTCAGCTATCTTCTGCCACGCCTACACTAGGAGGACCTTATCCTTCTTTACCCTCTTCTGCTGGCCCTTCAAGAAGTAGTCATTTGGAACAGTTGTTTCCTGAGAGGCCTGGTGAACCTGAATGCCAGTATTACCTGAGAACCGGGGATTGTAAATTTGGATCATCTTGTAGGTTTCATCACCCACGTGATCGGGCTGCTCCAAGATCTGATTGCTTCCTGAGTCCACTTGGTCTACCTTTCCGTCCG GGAGTACAACCCTGTGTTTTCTACTTGCAAAACGGGCACTGCAAATTTGGAGCTACATGCAAATTTGATCATCCAATGGGAGCAATGAGATATAGTCCATCAGCATCGTCTCTAACTGATATGCCAGTTTCTCCCTACCCAGTTGGGTCACTGCTGGGTACTCTGGCCCCCGTTTCCTCTTCTTCTGATCTATGA
- the LOC119981674 gene encoding BTB/POZ domain-containing protein At1g03010-like isoform X2: MACSICSCIVPKLMLLPNMPISDVSSDLTVEVGASNFALHKFPLVSRSGRLRRLLVESKDAKVSRISLAAVPGGSEAFEIAAKFCYGIHVEITLSNVAMVRCVAHFLEMTEDFAEKNLETRAEAYLKDMVLPHISSSISVLHHCETLLPISEEINLVNRLITAIANNACKEQLTSCLLKLDHNFPGKTMPNMEPETPSDWWGKSLTMLGLDFFQRVLSAVKSKGLKQDMISKILFNYAHNCLQGLVVRDPQVAKGSVLDLELQKKQRVIVEAIVSLLPTQSRKSPVPMAFLSSLLKTAIAASVSASCRSDLERRIGLQLDQAILEDILIPSNTHGNNHSTMYDTESILRIFSIFLNLDEDDDEDNQLRDESEMVYDFDSPGSPKQSSIIKVSKLLDNYLAEVALDSNLVPSKFIALAELLPDHARIVSDGLYRAVDIFLKVHPNVKDSERYRLCKTIDSQKLSQEACSHAAQNERLPVQMAVQVLYFEQIRLRNAMNGGQNQFFFGSINSQFPRRSGSGAGSGAISPRDNYASVRRENRELKLEVARMRMRLTDLEKDHVSMKQELVRTHPANKLFKSFTRKLSKLNSLFRINSLKPTGGKTSSENRFLFQKRRRHSAS; encoded by the exons ATG GCTTGCAGTATATGTTCCTGCATAGTCCCTAAACTAATGTTACTACCAAACAT GCCGATTTCTGACGTTTCAAGCGATCTTACCGTTGAAGTTGGGGCATCAAACTTTGCACTACACAAA TTTCCACTAGTTTCTCGAAGTGGAAGACTTCGTAGACTCTTGGTGGAATCGAAGGATGCCAAAGTTTCTCGAATCAGTCTAGCAGCTGTACCCGGTGGATCAGAGGCATTTGAGATTGCTGCAAAGTTCTGCTATGGAATACATGTTGAGATTACGCTATCAAATGTCGCGATGGTACGTTGTGTagctcattttcttgaaatgaCAGAGGATTTTGCAGAGAAAAATCTGGAGACTAGAGCTGAAGCTTATTTGAAGGATATGGTGCTCCCACATATATCAAGTTCAATATCAGTTCTTCATCATTGTGAGACCCTACTGCCTATATCAGAAGAGATCAACCTAGTTAACCGGCTTATCACTGCAATTGCAAACAATGCATGCAAAGAGCAACTCACTTCTTGCTTATTGAAACTTGACCATAACTTTCCTGGAAAAACTATGCCTAATATGGAACCAGAAACACCTTCAGATTGGTGGGGGAAGTCGCTCACAATGCTTGGTCTCGATTTCTTCCAACGAGTCCTCTCTGCAGTGAAATCAAAGGGGCTAAAGCAGGATATGATTAGTAAAATTCTGTTCAATTATGCCCACAATTGTCTTCAGGGTCTCGTTGTTAGGGATCCTCAAGTGGCCAAAGGAAGTGTTTTGGACTTGGAGTTGCAGAAGAAACAAAGGGTCATTGTGGAAGCAATAGTGAGCTTACTCCCAACACAATCAAGGAAAAGTCCAGTTCCAATGGCTTTTCTTTCTAGCTTATTAAAAACTGCTATAGCAGCATCAGTATCTGCATCTTGCAGATCGGATTTGGAGAGACGGATTGGTCTTCAATTGGATCAGGCGATTCTCGAAGACATTCTAATTCCATCTAATACACATGGAAACAACCACAGCACCATGTATGACACAGAGTCAATCTTGAGGATCTTCTCCATTTTCTTGAACCTGGACGAAGATGACGACGAAGATAATCAGTTGAGGGATGAAAGCGAAATGGTTTATGATTTCGATAGCCCTGGATCTCCTAAGCAAAGTTCAATCATCAAGGTATCAAAGTTATTAGACAATTATCTAGCAGAAGTTGCACTAGACTCGAACTTGGTGCCATCAAAGTTCATCGCACTGGCAGAACTACTTCCGGACCATGCTCGTATAGTGAGTGATGGATTGTATAGAGCAGTCGACATCTTCCTCAAA GTTCATCCTAATGTCAAGGATTCTGAACGATATCGACTGTGCAAAACGATTGATTCCCAGAAACTGTCTCAAGAAGCTTGCAGCCACGCAGCGCAGAACGAAAGGCTGCCCGTACAAATGGCAGTCCAAGTTCTATACTTTGAGCAGATTAGACTTCGCAATGCAATGAATGGTGGACAAAACCAGTTTTTCTTCGGCTCAATCAACAGTCAATTCCCTCGACGTTCAGGCAGTGGTGCAGGAAGCGGAGCAATCTCCCCGAGAGACAACTATGCGTCGGTGAGAAGGGAGAACCGGGAGCTGAAGCTTGAAGTTGCAAGAATGAGAATGAGACTGACAGACTTAGAGAAGGACCATGTGTCTATGAAACAGGAGCTAGTGAGGACTCATCCTGCAAACAAGCTATTCAAATCATTCACCAGAAAGTTAAGCAAGCTCAATTCCCTTTTCCGGATCAACAGTCTTAAGCCTACAGGGGGGAAGACCAGTTCAGAAAATCGATTCTTGTTTCAGAAGCGAAGGCGTCACTCGGCTTCTTGA
- the LOC119981674 gene encoding BTB/POZ domain-containing protein At1g03010-like isoform X1, with product MGVVTIGELKPSVSGKRSFRPSSSIRHATEWPISDVSSDLTVEVGASNFALHKFPLVSRSGRLRRLLVESKDAKVSRISLAAVPGGSEAFEIAAKFCYGIHVEITLSNVAMVRCVAHFLEMTEDFAEKNLETRAEAYLKDMVLPHISSSISVLHHCETLLPISEEINLVNRLITAIANNACKEQLTSCLLKLDHNFPGKTMPNMEPETPSDWWGKSLTMLGLDFFQRVLSAVKSKGLKQDMISKILFNYAHNCLQGLVVRDPQVAKGSVLDLELQKKQRVIVEAIVSLLPTQSRKSPVPMAFLSSLLKTAIAASVSASCRSDLERRIGLQLDQAILEDILIPSNTHGNNHSTMYDTESILRIFSIFLNLDEDDDEDNQLRDESEMVYDFDSPGSPKQSSIIKVSKLLDNYLAEVALDSNLVPSKFIALAELLPDHARIVSDGLYRAVDIFLKVHPNVKDSERYRLCKTIDSQKLSQEACSHAAQNERLPVQMAVQVLYFEQIRLRNAMNGGQNQFFFGSINSQFPRRSGSGAGSGAISPRDNYASVRRENRELKLEVARMRMRLTDLEKDHVSMKQELVRTHPANKLFKSFTRKLSKLNSLFRINSLKPTGGKTSSENRFLFQKRRRHSAS from the exons ATGGGTGTTGTTACAATTGGAGAACTGAAACCAAGTGTATCTGGGAAGAGATCTTTTCGTCCTAGTTCCAGTATCCGGCATGCAACAGAATG GCCGATTTCTGACGTTTCAAGCGATCTTACCGTTGAAGTTGGGGCATCAAACTTTGCACTACACAAA TTTCCACTAGTTTCTCGAAGTGGAAGACTTCGTAGACTCTTGGTGGAATCGAAGGATGCCAAAGTTTCTCGAATCAGTCTAGCAGCTGTACCCGGTGGATCAGAGGCATTTGAGATTGCTGCAAAGTTCTGCTATGGAATACATGTTGAGATTACGCTATCAAATGTCGCGATGGTACGTTGTGTagctcattttcttgaaatgaCAGAGGATTTTGCAGAGAAAAATCTGGAGACTAGAGCTGAAGCTTATTTGAAGGATATGGTGCTCCCACATATATCAAGTTCAATATCAGTTCTTCATCATTGTGAGACCCTACTGCCTATATCAGAAGAGATCAACCTAGTTAACCGGCTTATCACTGCAATTGCAAACAATGCATGCAAAGAGCAACTCACTTCTTGCTTATTGAAACTTGACCATAACTTTCCTGGAAAAACTATGCCTAATATGGAACCAGAAACACCTTCAGATTGGTGGGGGAAGTCGCTCACAATGCTTGGTCTCGATTTCTTCCAACGAGTCCTCTCTGCAGTGAAATCAAAGGGGCTAAAGCAGGATATGATTAGTAAAATTCTGTTCAATTATGCCCACAATTGTCTTCAGGGTCTCGTTGTTAGGGATCCTCAAGTGGCCAAAGGAAGTGTTTTGGACTTGGAGTTGCAGAAGAAACAAAGGGTCATTGTGGAAGCAATAGTGAGCTTACTCCCAACACAATCAAGGAAAAGTCCAGTTCCAATGGCTTTTCTTTCTAGCTTATTAAAAACTGCTATAGCAGCATCAGTATCTGCATCTTGCAGATCGGATTTGGAGAGACGGATTGGTCTTCAATTGGATCAGGCGATTCTCGAAGACATTCTAATTCCATCTAATACACATGGAAACAACCACAGCACCATGTATGACACAGAGTCAATCTTGAGGATCTTCTCCATTTTCTTGAACCTGGACGAAGATGACGACGAAGATAATCAGTTGAGGGATGAAAGCGAAATGGTTTATGATTTCGATAGCCCTGGATCTCCTAAGCAAAGTTCAATCATCAAGGTATCAAAGTTATTAGACAATTATCTAGCAGAAGTTGCACTAGACTCGAACTTGGTGCCATCAAAGTTCATCGCACTGGCAGAACTACTTCCGGACCATGCTCGTATAGTGAGTGATGGATTGTATAGAGCAGTCGACATCTTCCTCAAA GTTCATCCTAATGTCAAGGATTCTGAACGATATCGACTGTGCAAAACGATTGATTCCCAGAAACTGTCTCAAGAAGCTTGCAGCCACGCAGCGCAGAACGAAAGGCTGCCCGTACAAATGGCAGTCCAAGTTCTATACTTTGAGCAGATTAGACTTCGCAATGCAATGAATGGTGGACAAAACCAGTTTTTCTTCGGCTCAATCAACAGTCAATTCCCTCGACGTTCAGGCAGTGGTGCAGGAAGCGGAGCAATCTCCCCGAGAGACAACTATGCGTCGGTGAGAAGGGAGAACCGGGAGCTGAAGCTTGAAGTTGCAAGAATGAGAATGAGACTGACAGACTTAGAGAAGGACCATGTGTCTATGAAACAGGAGCTAGTGAGGACTCATCCTGCAAACAAGCTATTCAAATCATTCACCAGAAAGTTAAGCAAGCTCAATTCCCTTTTCCGGATCAACAGTCTTAAGCCTACAGGGGGGAAGACCAGTTCAGAAAATCGATTCTTGTTTCAGAAGCGAAGGCGTCACTCGGCTTCTTGA